The Acanthopagrus latus isolate v.2019 chromosome 6, fAcaLat1.1, whole genome shotgun sequence genome includes a region encoding these proteins:
- the ccdc66 gene encoding coiled-coil domain-containing protein 66 isoform X2 yields the protein MNLGDGLLFELENGKPKLILLSHGIEKNPTKLSCRPRAANILSSRQPSCVEEVQGEQRPARQQAGRHKETKSKAGVATISNTGRKSTTLTSSKTNELKGGSIKVEAKVKLDRQKHSTAVSSLRANGKTGQPQNTGTRTGGKVKDTLTSRDTGQKDSVVCLTSEQLQQILNTVQTTSNGQDPPQDQRTQNENQIDSDSGASVNVGREKEKDGGGIDTTGSSQDKESRSSGCLFSWLEEKQSESRAAIDAKKAQWRRELDEQVALKQQQQCSAPGRLQAEEDTESVLSVQSSISHRELPAAVRSSLRLGEVTPMEDVLNVERREEQRRRWLEELDHQREEATERRRREKVLQRQTEDHELWATHFDSLHRRPPIQTAAPSAPPPAPCNVSDRGEWEPTSSLSLVWEAMSSCGAESVGGASIDMTSGYPTRASHLRTMTALLDPAQIEERERRRLKQLEQQRAIEAQMEERRRQREQEQARRREEEEREERRVALEREMLERRYELDTQRKKEQLSHQAEQPHKDHDDDRHQEILEPSAVTRQGECLEEGSSSASTYRDTAVQTEAAPSLAPTADRVQTPHVSAQFQPPPSLSAAAAPPNSRTRALRTGKENICLTGGGGGGGSGSGGDPYEAFARTERNRKDKRRPEWNTQRPSRQFIPASARYPASLQRNRQESRMKRQAELLTLQERTCVPRANPPPPLLPPSLPQNLCSNPTQTRTSPTRKVENVSRGHDVSTAINSERGRSPPVPAVRHRVQSQQAPTSSTSTTPPPPPPVLEFIPYVRTDEVFNLDPLESADTPPPHIRTAPPDPSHRDPLLHPELLRNKHTPRQQEILRGLAQLRQGLLQKQRELETDLNPLLKRHENVLR from the exons ATGAATCTCGG AGACGGCCTGCTGTTTGAACTTGAAAATGGAAAACCCAAGTTGATTTTACTCAGTCATG GCATTGAGAAGAATCCAACAAAG CTGTCCTGCAGGCCCAGAGCGGCGAACATCCTGAGCTCCAGGCAGCCGTCCtgtgtggaggaggtgcagggagAGCAGCGTCCAGCCCGACAGCAGGCAGGGAGACACAAAGAAACCAAAAGTAAGGCAGGAGTAGCAACCATCTCCAACACCGGGAGGAAGAGCACCACTCTGACATCATCCAAGACAAATGAGCTGAAAGGGGGAAGCATCAAAGTTGAGGCTAAG GTGAAGTtggacagacaaaaacacagcactgcTGTCAGCTCCCTGAGAGCCAATGGCAAAACAGGACAGCCTCAGAACACAGGGACACGAACGGGTGGGAAGGTAAAGGACACGCTGACCAGTCGAGACACAGGACAGAAAGACAGTGTGGTGTGTCTGACCAGTGAGCAGCTACAGCAGATCCTCAACACTGTCCAGACCACCAGCAATGGCCAAGACCCACCACAGGACCAGAGGACCCAGAACG AAAATCAAATAGACTCAGATTCTGGTGCTTCAGTCAATGtaggaagagagaaggagaaagacgGAGGAGGAATTGACACAACTGGAAGCTCACAGGATAAAGAAAGCAG gTCGTCTGGATGTCTGTTCAGCTGGCTGGAAGAGAAACAGTCAGAGAGCAGAGCGGCCATCGACGCCAAGAAGGCTCAGTGGCGGAGAGAACTAG atgaACAAGTGgcactgaagcagcagcagcagtgttcgGCTCCTGGCAGACTGCAG GCTGAGGAGGACACAGAAAGTGTGTTATCAGTTCAGAGCTCCATCAGCCACAGAGAACTTCCTGCAGCCGTCAGATCCAGCCTCAGACTCGGG GAGGTCACTCCGATGGAGGATGTGCTGaatgtggagaggagagaggagcagaggagacgctggctggaggagctggaccatcagagagaggaggcgaCTGAGCGCAGGAGACGAGAGAAGGTGCTGCAGAGACAG ACAGAGGACCACGAGCTCTGGGCCACACACTTTGACTCGCTGCACAGAAGGCCTCCCATCCAGactgcagctccatcagctccacctccagcacCGTGTAATGTCTCTGATCGAGGGGAGTGGGAGCCCACGTCCAGCCTGTCTCTGGTGTGGGAGGCCATGAGCAGCTGTGGAGCAGAGAGCGTCGGGGGAGCCAGCATAGATATGACCAGCGGATACCCGACCAGAGCCAG CCATCTGAGGACCATGACCGCCCTGCTGGACCCCGCCCAgatagaggagagagagaggaggaggctcaaacagctggagcagcag CGAGCAATCGAAGCCCAGATGGAGGAGCGGCGGCGACAGAGGGAGCAAGAAcaggcgaggaggagagaggaggaggagagggaagagaggagagtggcACTGGAAAGAGAGATGCTGGAGAGACGGTACGAGctggacacacagaggaagaag GAGCAGTTGAGCCATCAGGCCGAGCAGCCACACAAAGATCATGATGACGACCGACATCAAGAGATTCTGGAGCCCAGCG cagtgacaAGACAGGGCGAGTGTTTGGAGGAGGGCAGCAGTTCAGCCTCCACCTACAGAGACACTGCAGTCCAGACAG aagCAGCTCCTTCTCTCGCGCCCACAGCCGACAGAGTTCAGACACCTCACGTCTCTGCTCAGTTCCAGCcgcctccatctctgtctgctgctgctgctcctcctaACAGCAGGACCCGAGCGTTGAGAACAGGCAAGGAGAACATCTGTCTtactggaggaggtggaggaggaggaagtggaagtggAGGAGACCCATATGAGGCATTtgccaggacagagagaaacaggaaagacaAGAGGAGGCCGGAGTGGAACACACAGAG GCCCAGTCGTCAGTTCATTCCAGCCTCAGCACGTTACCCGGcctccctgcagaggaacagACAGGAGAGTCGGATGAAGAGGCAGGCGGAGCTCCTCACTCTGCAGGAGAGGACCTGTGTGCCCAGAgccaaccctcctcctcctcttcttcctccctctcttcctcagaACCTCTGCTCCAACCCCACGCAGACCAGAACCAGTCCCACCAGGAAG GTGGAAAACGTTTCCAGGGGACACGACGTCTCCACAGCCATCAACAGTGAAAG ggggcgctcTCCTCCGGtccctgctgtcagacacagagTTCAGAGTCAGCAGGCGCcgacctcctccacctccaccactcctcctcctcctcctccagtcctgGAGTTCATTCCTTACGTCCGGACTGATGAAGTCTTTAACCTGGATCCACTGGAGTCTGCTGACACACCACCACCCCACATACGCACag ctcctcctgatCCCTCACATCGGGATCCTCTCCTCCACCCGGAGCTGCTCcgtaacaaacacacaccccgACAGCAGGAGATCCTCAGAGGCCTGGCCCAGCTACggcag
- the ccdc66 gene encoding coiled-coil domain-containing protein 66 isoform X4 codes for MNLGDGLLFELENGKPKLILLSHGIEKNPTKLSCRPRAANILSSRQPSCVEEVQGEQRPARQQAGRHKETKSKAGVATISNTGRKSTTLTSSKTNELKGGSIKVEAKVKLDRQKHSTAVSSLRANGKTGQPQNTGTRTGGKVKDTLTSRDTGQKDSVVCLTSEQLQQILNTVQTTSNGQDPPQDQRTQNENQIDSDSGASVNVGREKEKDGGGIDTTGSSQDKESRSSGCLFSWLEEKQSESRAAIDAKKAQWRRELDEQVALKQQQQCSAPGRLQAEEDTESVLSVQSSISHRELPAAVRSSLRLGEVTPMEDVLNVERREEQRRRWLEELDHQREEATERRRREKTEDHELWATHFDSLHRRPPIQTAAPSAPPPAPCNVSDRGEWEPTSSLSLVWEAMSSCGAESVGGASIDMTSGYPTRASHLRTMTALLDPAQIEERERRRLKQLEQQRAIEAQMEERRRQREQEQARRREEEEREERRVALEREMLERRYELDTQRKKEQLSHQAEQPHKDHDDDRHQEILEPSAVTRQGECLEEGSSSASTYRDTAVQTEAAPSLAPTADRVQTPHVSAQFQPPPSLSAAAAPPNSRTRALRTGKENICLTGGGGGGGSGSGGDPYEAFARTERNRKDKRRPEWNTQRPSRQFIPASARYPASLQRNRQESRMKRQAELLTLQERTCVPRANPPPPLLPPSLPQNLCSNPTQTRTSPTRKVENVSRGHDVSTAINSERGRSPPVPAVRHRVQSQQAPTSSTSTTPPPPPPVLEFIPYVRTDEVFNLDPLESADTPPPHIRTAAPPDPSHRDPLLHPELLRNKHTPRQQEILRGLAQLRQGLLQKQRELETDLNPLLKRHENVLR; via the exons ATGAATCTCGG AGACGGCCTGCTGTTTGAACTTGAAAATGGAAAACCCAAGTTGATTTTACTCAGTCATG GCATTGAGAAGAATCCAACAAAG CTGTCCTGCAGGCCCAGAGCGGCGAACATCCTGAGCTCCAGGCAGCCGTCCtgtgtggaggaggtgcagggagAGCAGCGTCCAGCCCGACAGCAGGCAGGGAGACACAAAGAAACCAAAAGTAAGGCAGGAGTAGCAACCATCTCCAACACCGGGAGGAAGAGCACCACTCTGACATCATCCAAGACAAATGAGCTGAAAGGGGGAAGCATCAAAGTTGAGGCTAAG GTGAAGTtggacagacaaaaacacagcactgcTGTCAGCTCCCTGAGAGCCAATGGCAAAACAGGACAGCCTCAGAACACAGGGACACGAACGGGTGGGAAGGTAAAGGACACGCTGACCAGTCGAGACACAGGACAGAAAGACAGTGTGGTGTGTCTGACCAGTGAGCAGCTACAGCAGATCCTCAACACTGTCCAGACCACCAGCAATGGCCAAGACCCACCACAGGACCAGAGGACCCAGAACG AAAATCAAATAGACTCAGATTCTGGTGCTTCAGTCAATGtaggaagagagaaggagaaagacgGAGGAGGAATTGACACAACTGGAAGCTCACAGGATAAAGAAAGCAG gTCGTCTGGATGTCTGTTCAGCTGGCTGGAAGAGAAACAGTCAGAGAGCAGAGCGGCCATCGACGCCAAGAAGGCTCAGTGGCGGAGAGAACTAG atgaACAAGTGgcactgaagcagcagcagcagtgttcgGCTCCTGGCAGACTGCAG GCTGAGGAGGACACAGAAAGTGTGTTATCAGTTCAGAGCTCCATCAGCCACAGAGAACTTCCTGCAGCCGTCAGATCCAGCCTCAGACTCGGG GAGGTCACTCCGATGGAGGATGTGCTGaatgtggagaggagagaggagcagaggagacgctggctggaggagctggaccatcagagagaggaggcgaCTGAGCGCAGGAGACGAGAGAAG ACAGAGGACCACGAGCTCTGGGCCACACACTTTGACTCGCTGCACAGAAGGCCTCCCATCCAGactgcagctccatcagctccacctccagcacCGTGTAATGTCTCTGATCGAGGGGAGTGGGAGCCCACGTCCAGCCTGTCTCTGGTGTGGGAGGCCATGAGCAGCTGTGGAGCAGAGAGCGTCGGGGGAGCCAGCATAGATATGACCAGCGGATACCCGACCAGAGCCAG CCATCTGAGGACCATGACCGCCCTGCTGGACCCCGCCCAgatagaggagagagagaggaggaggctcaaacagctggagcagcag CGAGCAATCGAAGCCCAGATGGAGGAGCGGCGGCGACAGAGGGAGCAAGAAcaggcgaggaggagagaggaggaggagagggaagagaggagagtggcACTGGAAAGAGAGATGCTGGAGAGACGGTACGAGctggacacacagaggaagaag GAGCAGTTGAGCCATCAGGCCGAGCAGCCACACAAAGATCATGATGACGACCGACATCAAGAGATTCTGGAGCCCAGCG cagtgacaAGACAGGGCGAGTGTTTGGAGGAGGGCAGCAGTTCAGCCTCCACCTACAGAGACACTGCAGTCCAGACAG aagCAGCTCCTTCTCTCGCGCCCACAGCCGACAGAGTTCAGACACCTCACGTCTCTGCTCAGTTCCAGCcgcctccatctctgtctgctgctgctgctcctcctaACAGCAGGACCCGAGCGTTGAGAACAGGCAAGGAGAACATCTGTCTtactggaggaggtggaggaggaggaagtggaagtggAGGAGACCCATATGAGGCATTtgccaggacagagagaaacaggaaagacaAGAGGAGGCCGGAGTGGAACACACAGAG GCCCAGTCGTCAGTTCATTCCAGCCTCAGCACGTTACCCGGcctccctgcagaggaacagACAGGAGAGTCGGATGAAGAGGCAGGCGGAGCTCCTCACTCTGCAGGAGAGGACCTGTGTGCCCAGAgccaaccctcctcctcctcttcttcctccctctcttcctcagaACCTCTGCTCCAACCCCACGCAGACCAGAACCAGTCCCACCAGGAAG GTGGAAAACGTTTCCAGGGGACACGACGTCTCCACAGCCATCAACAGTGAAAG ggggcgctcTCCTCCGGtccctgctgtcagacacagagTTCAGAGTCAGCAGGCGCcgacctcctccacctccaccactcctcctcctcctcctccagtcctgGAGTTCATTCCTTACGTCCGGACTGATGAAGTCTTTAACCTGGATCCACTGGAGTCTGCTGACACACCACCACCCCACATACGCACag cagctcctcctgatCCCTCACATCGGGATCCTCTCCTCCACCCGGAGCTGCTCcgtaacaaacacacaccccgACAGCAGGAGATCCTCAGAGGCCTGGCCCAGCTACggcag
- the ccdc66 gene encoding coiled-coil domain-containing protein 66 isoform X5, with protein MNLGDGLLFELENGKPKLILLSHGIEKNPTKLSCRPRAANILSSRQPSCVEEVQGEQRPARQQAGRHKETKSKAGVATISNTGRKSTTLTSSKTNELKGGSIKVEAKVKLDRQKHSTAVSSLRANGKTGQPQNTGTRTGGKVKDTLTSRDTGQKDSVVCLTSEQLQQILNTVQTTSNGQDPPQDQRTQNVNVGREKEKDGGGIDTTGSSQDKESRSSGCLFSWLEEKQSESRAAIDAKKAQWRRELDEQVALKQQQQCSAPGRLQAEEDTESVLSVQSSISHRELPAAVRSSLRLGEVTPMEDVLNVERREEQRRRWLEELDHQREEATERRRREKVLQRQTEDHELWATHFDSLHRRPPIQTAAPSAPPPAPCNVSDRGEWEPTSSLSLVWEAMSSCGAESVGGASIDMTSGYPTRASHLRTMTALLDPAQIEERERRRLKQLEQQRAIEAQMEERRRQREQEQARRREEEEREERRVALEREMLERRYELDTQRKKEQLSHQAEQPHKDHDDDRHQEILEPSAVTRQGECLEEGSSSASTYRDTAVQTEAAPSLAPTADRVQTPHVSAQFQPPPSLSAAAAPPNSRTRALRTGKENICLTGGGGGGGSGSGGDPYEAFARTERNRKDKRRPEWNTQRPSRQFIPASARYPASLQRNRQESRMKRQAELLTLQERTCVPRANPPPPLLPPSLPQNLCSNPTQTRTSPTRKVENVSRGHDVSTAINSERGRSPPVPAVRHRVQSQQAPTSSTSTTPPPPPPVLEFIPYVRTDEVFNLDPLESADTPPPHIRTAAPPDPSHRDPLLHPELLRNKHTPRQQEILRGLAQLRQGLLQKQRELETDLNPLLKRHENVLR; from the exons ATGAATCTCGG AGACGGCCTGCTGTTTGAACTTGAAAATGGAAAACCCAAGTTGATTTTACTCAGTCATG GCATTGAGAAGAATCCAACAAAG CTGTCCTGCAGGCCCAGAGCGGCGAACATCCTGAGCTCCAGGCAGCCGTCCtgtgtggaggaggtgcagggagAGCAGCGTCCAGCCCGACAGCAGGCAGGGAGACACAAAGAAACCAAAAGTAAGGCAGGAGTAGCAACCATCTCCAACACCGGGAGGAAGAGCACCACTCTGACATCATCCAAGACAAATGAGCTGAAAGGGGGAAGCATCAAAGTTGAGGCTAAG GTGAAGTtggacagacaaaaacacagcactgcTGTCAGCTCCCTGAGAGCCAATGGCAAAACAGGACAGCCTCAGAACACAGGGACACGAACGGGTGGGAAGGTAAAGGACACGCTGACCAGTCGAGACACAGGACAGAAAGACAGTGTGGTGTGTCTGACCAGTGAGCAGCTACAGCAGATCCTCAACACTGTCCAGACCACCAGCAATGGCCAAGACCCACCACAGGACCAGAGGACCCAGAACG TCAATGtaggaagagagaaggagaaagacgGAGGAGGAATTGACACAACTGGAAGCTCACAGGATAAAGAAAGCAG gTCGTCTGGATGTCTGTTCAGCTGGCTGGAAGAGAAACAGTCAGAGAGCAGAGCGGCCATCGACGCCAAGAAGGCTCAGTGGCGGAGAGAACTAG atgaACAAGTGgcactgaagcagcagcagcagtgttcgGCTCCTGGCAGACTGCAG GCTGAGGAGGACACAGAAAGTGTGTTATCAGTTCAGAGCTCCATCAGCCACAGAGAACTTCCTGCAGCCGTCAGATCCAGCCTCAGACTCGGG GAGGTCACTCCGATGGAGGATGTGCTGaatgtggagaggagagaggagcagaggagacgctggctggaggagctggaccatcagagagaggaggcgaCTGAGCGCAGGAGACGAGAGAAGGTGCTGCAGAGACAG ACAGAGGACCACGAGCTCTGGGCCACACACTTTGACTCGCTGCACAGAAGGCCTCCCATCCAGactgcagctccatcagctccacctccagcacCGTGTAATGTCTCTGATCGAGGGGAGTGGGAGCCCACGTCCAGCCTGTCTCTGGTGTGGGAGGCCATGAGCAGCTGTGGAGCAGAGAGCGTCGGGGGAGCCAGCATAGATATGACCAGCGGATACCCGACCAGAGCCAG CCATCTGAGGACCATGACCGCCCTGCTGGACCCCGCCCAgatagaggagagagagaggaggaggctcaaacagctggagcagcag CGAGCAATCGAAGCCCAGATGGAGGAGCGGCGGCGACAGAGGGAGCAAGAAcaggcgaggaggagagaggaggaggagagggaagagaggagagtggcACTGGAAAGAGAGATGCTGGAGAGACGGTACGAGctggacacacagaggaagaag GAGCAGTTGAGCCATCAGGCCGAGCAGCCACACAAAGATCATGATGACGACCGACATCAAGAGATTCTGGAGCCCAGCG cagtgacaAGACAGGGCGAGTGTTTGGAGGAGGGCAGCAGTTCAGCCTCCACCTACAGAGACACTGCAGTCCAGACAG aagCAGCTCCTTCTCTCGCGCCCACAGCCGACAGAGTTCAGACACCTCACGTCTCTGCTCAGTTCCAGCcgcctccatctctgtctgctgctgctgctcctcctaACAGCAGGACCCGAGCGTTGAGAACAGGCAAGGAGAACATCTGTCTtactggaggaggtggaggaggaggaagtggaagtggAGGAGACCCATATGAGGCATTtgccaggacagagagaaacaggaaagacaAGAGGAGGCCGGAGTGGAACACACAGAG GCCCAGTCGTCAGTTCATTCCAGCCTCAGCACGTTACCCGGcctccctgcagaggaacagACAGGAGAGTCGGATGAAGAGGCAGGCGGAGCTCCTCACTCTGCAGGAGAGGACCTGTGTGCCCAGAgccaaccctcctcctcctcttcttcctccctctcttcctcagaACCTCTGCTCCAACCCCACGCAGACCAGAACCAGTCCCACCAGGAAG GTGGAAAACGTTTCCAGGGGACACGACGTCTCCACAGCCATCAACAGTGAAAG ggggcgctcTCCTCCGGtccctgctgtcagacacagagTTCAGAGTCAGCAGGCGCcgacctcctccacctccaccactcctcctcctcctcctccagtcctgGAGTTCATTCCTTACGTCCGGACTGATGAAGTCTTTAACCTGGATCCACTGGAGTCTGCTGACACACCACCACCCCACATACGCACag cagctcctcctgatCCCTCACATCGGGATCCTCTCCTCCACCCGGAGCTGCTCcgtaacaaacacacaccccgACAGCAGGAGATCCTCAGAGGCCTGGCCCAGCTACggcag
- the ccdc66 gene encoding coiled-coil domain-containing protein 66 isoform X3, whose protein sequence is MNLGDGLLFELENGKPKLILLSHGIEKNPTKLSCRPRAANILSSRQPSCVEEVQGEQRPARQQAGRHKETKSKAGVATISNTGRKSTTLTSSKTNELKGGSIKVEAKVKLDRQKHSTAVSSLRANGKTGQPQNTGTRTGGKVKDTLTSRDTGQKDSVVCLTSEQLQQILNTVQTTSNGQDPPQDQRTQNENQIDSDSGASVNVGREKEKDGGGIDTTGSSQDKESRSSGCLFSWLEEKQSESRAAIDAKKAQWRRELDEQVALKQQQQCSAPGRLQAEEDTESVLSVQSSISHRELPAAVRSSLRLGEVTPMEDVLNVERREEQRRRWLEELDHQREEATERRRREKVLQRQTEDHELWATHFDSLHRRPPIQTAAPSAPPPAPCNVSDRGEWEPTSSLSLVWEAMSSCGAESVGGASIDMTSGYPTRASHLRTMTALLDPAQIEERERRRLKQLEQQRAIEAQMEERRRQREQEQARRREEEEREERRVALEREMLERRYELDTQRKKEQLSHQAEQPHKDHDDDRHQEILEPSVTRQGECLEEGSSSASTYRDTAVQTEAAPSLAPTADRVQTPHVSAQFQPPPSLSAAAAPPNSRTRALRTGKENICLTGGGGGGGSGSGGDPYEAFARTERNRKDKRRPEWNTQRPSRQFIPASARYPASLQRNRQESRMKRQAELLTLQERTCVPRANPPPPLLPPSLPQNLCSNPTQTRTSPTRKVENVSRGHDVSTAINSERGRSPPVPAVRHRVQSQQAPTSSTSTTPPPPPPVLEFIPYVRTDEVFNLDPLESADTPPPHIRTAAPPDPSHRDPLLHPELLRNKHTPRQQEILRGLAQLRQGLLQKQRELETDLNPLLKRHENVLR, encoded by the exons ATGAATCTCGG AGACGGCCTGCTGTTTGAACTTGAAAATGGAAAACCCAAGTTGATTTTACTCAGTCATG GCATTGAGAAGAATCCAACAAAG CTGTCCTGCAGGCCCAGAGCGGCGAACATCCTGAGCTCCAGGCAGCCGTCCtgtgtggaggaggtgcagggagAGCAGCGTCCAGCCCGACAGCAGGCAGGGAGACACAAAGAAACCAAAAGTAAGGCAGGAGTAGCAACCATCTCCAACACCGGGAGGAAGAGCACCACTCTGACATCATCCAAGACAAATGAGCTGAAAGGGGGAAGCATCAAAGTTGAGGCTAAG GTGAAGTtggacagacaaaaacacagcactgcTGTCAGCTCCCTGAGAGCCAATGGCAAAACAGGACAGCCTCAGAACACAGGGACACGAACGGGTGGGAAGGTAAAGGACACGCTGACCAGTCGAGACACAGGACAGAAAGACAGTGTGGTGTGTCTGACCAGTGAGCAGCTACAGCAGATCCTCAACACTGTCCAGACCACCAGCAATGGCCAAGACCCACCACAGGACCAGAGGACCCAGAACG AAAATCAAATAGACTCAGATTCTGGTGCTTCAGTCAATGtaggaagagagaaggagaaagacgGAGGAGGAATTGACACAACTGGAAGCTCACAGGATAAAGAAAGCAG gTCGTCTGGATGTCTGTTCAGCTGGCTGGAAGAGAAACAGTCAGAGAGCAGAGCGGCCATCGACGCCAAGAAGGCTCAGTGGCGGAGAGAACTAG atgaACAAGTGgcactgaagcagcagcagcagtgttcgGCTCCTGGCAGACTGCAG GCTGAGGAGGACACAGAAAGTGTGTTATCAGTTCAGAGCTCCATCAGCCACAGAGAACTTCCTGCAGCCGTCAGATCCAGCCTCAGACTCGGG GAGGTCACTCCGATGGAGGATGTGCTGaatgtggagaggagagaggagcagaggagacgctggctggaggagctggaccatcagagagaggaggcgaCTGAGCGCAGGAGACGAGAGAAGGTGCTGCAGAGACAG ACAGAGGACCACGAGCTCTGGGCCACACACTTTGACTCGCTGCACAGAAGGCCTCCCATCCAGactgcagctccatcagctccacctccagcacCGTGTAATGTCTCTGATCGAGGGGAGTGGGAGCCCACGTCCAGCCTGTCTCTGGTGTGGGAGGCCATGAGCAGCTGTGGAGCAGAGAGCGTCGGGGGAGCCAGCATAGATATGACCAGCGGATACCCGACCAGAGCCAG CCATCTGAGGACCATGACCGCCCTGCTGGACCCCGCCCAgatagaggagagagagaggaggaggctcaaacagctggagcagcag CGAGCAATCGAAGCCCAGATGGAGGAGCGGCGGCGACAGAGGGAGCAAGAAcaggcgaggaggagagaggaggaggagagggaagagaggagagtggcACTGGAAAGAGAGATGCTGGAGAGACGGTACGAGctggacacacagaggaagaag GAGCAGTTGAGCCATCAGGCCGAGCAGCCACACAAAGATCATGATGACGACCGACATCAAGAGATTCTGGAGCCCAGCG tgacaAGACAGGGCGAGTGTTTGGAGGAGGGCAGCAGTTCAGCCTCCACCTACAGAGACACTGCAGTCCAGACAG aagCAGCTCCTTCTCTCGCGCCCACAGCCGACAGAGTTCAGACACCTCACGTCTCTGCTCAGTTCCAGCcgcctccatctctgtctgctgctgctgctcctcctaACAGCAGGACCCGAGCGTTGAGAACAGGCAAGGAGAACATCTGTCTtactggaggaggtggaggaggaggaagtggaagtggAGGAGACCCATATGAGGCATTtgccaggacagagagaaacaggaaagacaAGAGGAGGCCGGAGTGGAACACACAGAG GCCCAGTCGTCAGTTCATTCCAGCCTCAGCACGTTACCCGGcctccctgcagaggaacagACAGGAGAGTCGGATGAAGAGGCAGGCGGAGCTCCTCACTCTGCAGGAGAGGACCTGTGTGCCCAGAgccaaccctcctcctcctcttcttcctccctctcttcctcagaACCTCTGCTCCAACCCCACGCAGACCAGAACCAGTCCCACCAGGAAG GTGGAAAACGTTTCCAGGGGACACGACGTCTCCACAGCCATCAACAGTGAAAG ggggcgctcTCCTCCGGtccctgctgtcagacacagagTTCAGAGTCAGCAGGCGCcgacctcctccacctccaccactcctcctcctcctcctccagtcctgGAGTTCATTCCTTACGTCCGGACTGATGAAGTCTTTAACCTGGATCCACTGGAGTCTGCTGACACACCACCACCCCACATACGCACag cagctcctcctgatCCCTCACATCGGGATCCTCTCCTCCACCCGGAGCTGCTCcgtaacaaacacacaccccgACAGCAGGAGATCCTCAGAGGCCTGGCCCAGCTACggcag